The following DNA comes from Marichromatium purpuratum 984.
TCATCGCACACAAGGGCATCGACCCGGTCCGGCCGGGCTGACGACCGCGCAGAGACACCAGATACCCGAACCGGCGCACCCGGCGCCGGTGATCATCGAGCCTGCAGTAGGGAGGAGTCCGCAATGGCCATCGAGGTCAACGGTAAGACCATCGCCACCACCGCCAATGGCTATCTGGAGAACGCGGCCGACTGGAGCGAGGCCGTCGCCGAGGCGCTCGCGGCCGAGGAGTCGGTCGAGCTGAGCGAACGCCACTGGGACGTGATCCGCTACCTGCGCGAGGAATACTTCGACAACGGCCAGAACCAGCCGATGGAGCGCGCGGTGCTCAAGGCGATGGCGCAACGCTGGGGCAGCAAGCCGACGAGCAAGGACCTCTATCAGCTCTTTCCGCTCGCCCCGACCAAGCAGGGCACCCGCATCGCCGGGCTCCCCGAGGTCAGGCGCAAGGGTGGTTATTGAACCCGCAGCAACAGGCCGACGTCAGCCGCGCCGCGCGCGCCACCACAACGCCACCCCGGTGAGCCCGAGGATGTAACCAAGCCCGCCGAGCAGATCGCGCAGCCGCACGCGCGCCTGCTCGGCGGCCAGCTCCTCGCGCAGCGGACGCAGCTGACGCGCCACCGCCAGCTCAATCGCGGCGAGCAACGCCGGATCGGCCATCGACGGCGGCGCGCTCATCTGGGTCGCGGCTTGAGGGGGCGGCGCGGCGACGAACTCGGCGGCACCGATCCGCCACTCGGCGCGATGACCGTCGGCGGTCCGGGCCACCAGCCGATAGTCGGCCGCACGGATCACCGTCTGCGCGAAGCGCCCCTCGGCATCACTCACCAACGCCAGCGACACCTCTCCCCCCGACAGCTCGATCGGCACGCCGACGGCAGGAGCCCCGCCGGAGAAGTAGACCGACCCGGTGATCCGCATCCCCTCGACGCCTGCGAACAGGTTGAGCCGATGCGCCCAGACCGGCTGCCAGCACAGCATCAGCAATGCCAGCAGCAGCACCCGCGGCTCACTCGGGCGCACGCGCCCGCACCCAGATCAGGGCACCGAGTTCGACTGGCACCGCCTCACCCTCGGGGTTGGTCATCGGCTGCTCGCCGGGGAGCAGCGCGGCAAAGCCCCACCACCCCGGGAAGGGCATGGCATAGCTGAACACCCCGTCGCCGTCGGCCCGCACCACCTGGGTGAGGAAGGCTGGCGCCGGGGCCTCGACGCTACCATCGTTGCGCCACTCCACCTCGACCTCGGCGAAGGGCACCGGCTCGCCGTCGCGACGCACCACGCCCTGGAACAGATTGCCGGCCCAGAACCCGTATGGGCGGGTCAAGGGCTCGATCTCGACCGGCAAGCCGAGCAGCCGGTCCCAGCCGTCCTGAGCGTCGAAGGCATCGACCACCACCTTGGTGTAGTGGACGATCATCACCCCCTCGGCCGGCTCCCAATAGGGCGCTGGCTCGACCATGAAGAGATGATCGCCCGGTCCCTTCACCCGATAGTCGGCGCGATAGCCACGCATCCCGTCGGGGTGCTCGACCACCTCGAGTCGATCGCCGAGATCCTCGCGCCCCTGCGGACCGAGCACCTCGAAACGCACCGGTGGCGCCATGTCCATCCGCGGCCCGCCGGCCATCGGATGGGTGAACTCGAGTTCGAGCGAAAGCTCGGGACCGGTCGCGACATCGAGGATCTCGTGCGAGGGGATCAGGGTTTGGAAGTGTGCCTGGAGCGGGAACGGAAACAATGGCGACAAGGCCACGAGCAGTCGGATCGGGAGCGGGAACGAGCGTCTTTCCATGTCGACCTCCATACAGTGACGGACAGACTCGCGACGGCGCGACGACGCATCGCCGCACCCGCAATGGCTCAAGGCATGTGATCGAATTCGATGCGCCCGGCGCGTGGCTCATCGTCGGCGGGGCGCAGCAGCAATGGCAACAGCGCCACTAGGGTAGCGAGCAGCAGCACGATCTCCAAGACGTAGACCAAGTCATACCCGACTGCCGGACCGCTCAGCCAAGTACCGAATACGCCGCGTTCGGCAAGCATCGCGAAGAGGTCCTGCAGGGCGCCGCCCAGCGCCACCGCCAGCCCCATCGCGGTTGCCTGCACCGCGCCCCAGGCCCCGAGCGCGAGCCCGCTGTGACCGCCACGCGCCATCCCCATGGCAGCGGTCAGGGTGCCGATCAGGAACAATCCGGAGCCGAAGCCGATCAACCCCGCGCCGAGGCGATAGAGCCAGGCTTGATCGAGCGCGGCGGAGGCGATCACGCAAACAAAGGCCGCCAACCCCACCACGACACCGGATGCGGCAAGACGGTAAGGCATCCCGCCGCGCCCGAGCAGCCGCGCCGAGAACATGAAGGCGAGCAGGGTGCCACCAGCGAGGATGGCGGTCAGCGTCGTCGTCTCCGAGACGCTCAGGCCGAGCACCCGCCCACCGTAGGGTTCGAGCAGGATGTCTTGCATGGTGAAACCCATGGTGCCGAGCCCGACGGCGACCAGCAAGCGGGTCGCCTGTCCACCCTCAACGAAACGGCGCCAGGTCTCGACGAATGGCGGCCGTGGGATCTTGGCGCGCGCGCGCGCCCGATCCACCGCTTCCTGTCGCCACAAGGCGACGACGTTGAAAAACAGGGTGGCGCCAGCCGCGCCCTGGATGAGCTGGATCAACAGCTGCTGCGAAAAGTTGGTCAGCAGCTCGCCGAACAGCAGCGCACTCCCGCCCATGCCCACCAGCAGGGTCACGTAGAGCAGCGCCACCACGCGCGGGCGCTTGTCCGGCGGCGCCAGGTCGGTGGCCAGCGCAAGACCCGCAGTCTGAGTGGTGTGCAACCCGGCACCGACCAACAGGAAGGCCAGGGCGGCGCCGAACTGTCCCATGAAATTCATGCTGTTGTCGGTGTCCGAGAGCAGCAGCAGGGCAAAGGGCATGATCGCAAAACCGCCGAACTGCAACATGCTGCCGATCCAGATGTAGGGGATGCGCCGCAGCCCGAAGGCCGAGCGATGGTAGTCCGAGCGATGGCCGATCAGCGCCCGCAACGGCGCGAAGGTCAGCGGCAAGGCGACCATGGTGGCGACCAACCAGGTCGGCACCCCGAGTTCGACGACCATCACCCGATTGAGGGTTCCGGTCAGCAGCACCATCGCCATACCGACCGAGACCTGGAACAGCGACAACCGCAACAGGCGGTGTAACGGCAGGCCGGGAGAAGCGACATCAGAAAAGGGCAGGATCTTGGGCAGGAAAGCCCAGAATGCGGCCATCAGGGAATCGTCGGGGCGACTCATGCCGGAATCAGCTCCAAAATCACGTTGACAACAAACCAATGTAGGATCCGGAGCGACGCGCGGCTCCGAGGAGCCGAGGACACACGCTCGCAAGACACCTATCGCGCCGTGCGCCACGGGTCACGCGCACGCGCCAGGGGGGTGCATGGTACGCCGTGAGCACGCGTTAGGGGAAACCAGCAAGTTCAGCGCACTGATCACCGATCGCTTCTCGGGGAACGACGATCGGCCAGCGAACACTTGGCAAGATAAGAAATCATTCCTATTAATATTCTCATCGAAGATCACTCTCAACGATGCACCACTATGTCCCAACGCCCCCACTCTCATCGCCTCGGCAGCCCACTGCGCACCCTGTTGTGCAATCTGATCCGCACCCGCCCCTATAGCCGCCAGTGCCAACGCCGCGCCCTGCTGCGTCGACACCTCTGCCCGCCCGCGCCACCGACGGGGCAACAGCGACACCGCTGAACCAGTTCGGCGCAGCGCTCATATCCTTCTTTTTTGCACCCCGAGATCGGACAATGGCCAGATGTCGATCTCGATCCGTGTCAAGCTGTTCCTCACCCTGCTGCTCGCCTGCGTACTGGTGCTGGTCGGCACCCAGGCGTTCATGCACTGGTCACTCGAGCGCGGTCTGGTCGAGCTGGTCGACGCGCGCGAACAGGCGCGGCTCGAGCAGGTCGGCGAACACCTGATCGACAGCTATCGCGAGCACGGCGACTGGCAGGCGCTGCGCGCAGAGCCTCGGCGGTGGTTCAACGCCATCAGTGGTCGCGCCATCGCACACTCCGCTCGACGCCCCCCCATGCACGGCGCTCTCGGCGATGGCGTCTGGCCGCCGCCACACACGCTCGAACGGCTGCGCCATCACGACCGCCCCACGCCACTGGAGCTGCGCCTAATGTTGCTCGACGCCGAGGGCGGCATCGTCTACGGCCGCAGCGAACTGCTCGCCGAGGCCCGCCGTCAGCCACTGCGACTCGACGGCGACATCATCGGTACGCTCGCCATCCTCCCCGGGCGCCCGGTGACCGAGGTCGCCGAGCTGCGCTTTCGCGCCCGTCAGGGCGATCGGCTGTGGCTGATCGCAGTGGCGATGCTCGCCCTCTCGGCCGTTCTCGCCTATCCGCTCTCGCGGCGTCTGGTGCGCCCGGTGCACGAGCTGCAGGAGACGGCCCGCCGACTCGCCGCCGGCGACTTCGCCGCGCGCGCCGCCCCCCGGGGTGACGACGAACTCACCCGGCTCGGACGCGACGTCAACGCCCTGGCCGCGGCGCTCGAGAGCAACGAACAGGCACGCCGGCGCTGGGTGGCCGACATCTCGCACGAACTGCGCACCCCGCTCGCGCTGCTGCGCGCCCAGCTCGAGGCGGTCCAGGACGGGGTCAGACCACTCGATGCCGACACCGTCGATCAACTCCACGCCGACGCGCTGCGACTCGGGCGCCTGGTCGACGATCTCTACGAACTCACCACCACCGATCTCGGCGCACTCGGCTACCGCTTCGAGCCGACCGATCCGGTAGCGCTGCTGCGTGCCGACTGCGAGGCCTTCGCCGAACGCTACGAACACGCCGGGCTGAGCCTCGCGCTCGTCGCCACGCCGCCGGGCGAGACCACACTACTGGCCGACGCCCAGCGTCTCTCACAGCTCTTCCGCAACCTACTCGCCAACAGCCTGCAGTACACCGACCCCGGTGGACGGCTGGAGATCCGGGTCGCGCGCGCCGCCGCGGGGCTGACCGTCGACTTCCAGGACACCGCCCCCGGCGTCCCCGAGGCGCAGTGCACACGCCTGTTCGAGCGACTCTACCGGGTCGAGGGCTCGCGCAACCGCCACACCGGCGGCGCCGGGCTGGGACTGGCGATCGCCGACAACGTGGCGCGCGCGCACGGCGGCACCATCAGCGCACGCCCCGCGCCGCTCGGCGGGTTGTGGATCCGTCTCGAACTCCCATCCGACCCCGGACAACGCAGCGACCGATGACCGACAACACCAACGCCCCGCTGATCCTGATCGTCGAGGACGAGCAGCGTCTCGCCGCACTGCTCGCGGACTACCTGCACGCCGGCGGCTATCGCAGTGCCCATCTCGCCGAAGGCACCGAGGTGCTCGAGTGGCTCCGTGATCACCGGCCCGCACTGGTCCTGCTCGACCTGATGCTGCCGGGACGCGACGGGCTGACCCTGTGCCGCGAGATCCGTGCCGAGAGCCAGATACCGATCATCATCACCACCGCACGCGTCGAGGAGATCGACCGCCTGCTCGGACTCGAACTCGGCGCCGACGACTATGTCTGCAAGCCCTACAGCCCACGCGAACTGGTCGCCCGGGTCAAGGCCGTGCTCAGGCGCCAGCAGGTGAGCGCGGAGCCGGTCGGCGCGCAGTCCGGCGCCATCGACCTCGATCCGGCGCGCCTGCGGGTCAGCGACGGCGAGCGCACGGTCGAACTCACCGCCGTCGAGTTCGCGCTGCTCGAGACCCTGCACCGCGCGCCGGGACGGATCTACTCGCGCGAGCAGCTGATGGAGCGCATCTATCGCGACCGCCGGGTGGTCTCCGACCGCACCATCGACAGTCACGTCAAGAAGCTCCGGCGCAAGCTCGCCGAACTCCACCCCGACCGCGAACTCATCCACGCCGTCTACGGCGTCGGCTACCGCTACGAGGACCAGCCCGACACGCCCGCCTGACAGACAGCGGCCGGGGGATTGAACCGCCAAGAGAAGAAAAGCCTCCAGCCGTCAGCCTCCAGTGAGGGAGGCGCGGTTGGTCTCGCCGCAGTTGAGTGCAAGCCAACACTGGAGGCTGGCTGCTGAAGGCTGGTCGCTTTCTTCGCGCCCTTCGCGCCTTGGCGGTTCAGTCTTTCCCGCTGGCGGCTGGCGGCTGGCGGCTGGCGGCTGGCGGCTGGCGGCTGGGCACAGCCTGACCCGAATCATCGGCGTCGGCGCACGAACGCGTTATCATTCACCGGCGCACCCGGTGGCAGCCTCGTGCCACGCGCGCCGCCCCCTGGCCCGACGAGGCGTCATCAGGACGATCAAGCCTTGCCCCTGCCATCCGTCTCCAGCCCGATGTCCCGCGCCACCCTGCTACGCCTGACCCTGTTGGTTGTGATCCTGCTCGGCAGCGGCGCGCGCGCGCTCGATCTCGCCGGGCTGCCGGTCTGGCACGACGAGACCTTCTCCCTACTGCGGATCTTCGGTCATCCGTTCGAGGCGCTGCAGGCGGCACTCGAGGCCGCCGAACCGATCAGCGCCGCCGAGCTGCTGCGCTTCCAGCGCCCCGATCCCGCGCTCGGCTGGGCGGCGACACTGCGGGCACTGGCCTCGCACCCCGAACACGCCCCGCTTTACTACCTGCTCGGACGCGTCGCCGGCGGCCTCGCCTCCGACCCGGTGGTGGGCCTGCGCGGGCTCGCCGCACTCTTCGGCGTACTGCTGGTCCCGGCGGTGTTCTGGTTGACACGCGAACTCGGCGGTCGCGGGCTCACGCCCTGGGTCGCCGCGGCCCTGGTGGCCGTCTCCCCGGTGCAACTGCTCTATGCCCAGGAGGCGCGCCAGTACGCGCTCTGGCTGCTGCTCGTCGTCGCCGCCAGCGCGGCCCTACTGCATGCCTGCCGACACGACCGGCGCGGCGACTGGTGGGGCTACGGCGCGCTGCTCACCCTCGGGCTCTATACCCATCTGCTGTTCGTACTGATGCTGCCGGTACACGCCCTGGTGGTTCTGGCGCGAGGCGAGCGGTGGCGACGCTGGCTCGTCGCGGTGGTGACGGCCGGCGTGCTGTTCCTGCCCTGGGTGGCGGTGATGGCCTTCGCCCCGGAGCGCATCGATGAGTTCACCGCCTGGATGCAGCGTCCGATCGACGGCGCACGCATCCTCGCCGCCTGGCGCGACCACCTGGTGCACACCTTCATCGATCTCGGCCCGACGCGGCTACCCGGCTGGACGGTGGCGCTGTTGCTCATGACCCTCCTCTGGGCGCTGTGGCGCTTCGTCGTCACCGCCCCCGGCGTGGCGGTGAGGCTCCTGCTCGCGACCATCCTGGTCCATCTGGGCATCGTACTCGGGCCCGACCTGGTCCTCGGCGGCAGCCGCTCGCTGCACCTGCGCTATGCCCTGCCGGCGCTGCTCGCGCTCGGCCTGATCCTCGCCTGGTCGCTAGGACGAGCGCTCGAGGCCCCAGGACCGACAGCTCACGGCGCGGCCCTGGTACTGCTCCTGCTGCTCGCGCTCGGGCTCGGCTCGCAGCACGCCATCCTCGAGGCCGAGACCTGGTGGACCAAGCAGTTCAGCGCCGACAACGCCGCCATCGCCGAGCGGATCAACCGCCAGACGACAGGCGTCGAGGTGCTGGCCAGTCCCAGCGGGGTGAGCGCCGGCGAGCTGCTCTCGCTCGCCCACCAGCTTGCCCCCGAGACCCGACTGCGCCAGCTCGCCGACCCGGCCGCGCTCACGCCCGCGCCGGAGCGCACCTACTACCTGCTCACTCCCTCCGAGTCGCTGCGCGCGCAGCTCGCGCCGACCCACCGGATCACCCCGATCGCGCCGACCTGGCAGTGGTTCGTCGCCACGCCCGAGACCGATCCAACCCCAGACAGCGGAGCCAGCCGATGAGACGCGCCGGCAACTTCCTCATCCCGATCCTGATCGCCCTGCTCACCATCGCCGCCTGGGCGTTGCTCAATCAGCCCGACGACGAGCCACCCTGGCCCGCGCGTATCCAGGGCTTCTCGTTCGCGCCGATGCAGGCCGACGACGACCCCAGCGCGCACATCTACCCCACGGTCGAGGAGATCGATGCCGATCTGGCGCTGCTCCAGGGCGATGCCTATGCGGTGCGCACCTATACCGTCGAGGACACCCTGGCGGCAGTGCCACGACTGGCCGCCGCGCACGACCTC
Coding sequences within:
- a CDS encoding BCD family MFS transporter; protein product: MSRPDDSLMAAFWAFLPKILPFSDVASPGLPLHRLLRLSLFQVSVGMAMVLLTGTLNRVMVVELGVPTWLVATMVALPLTFAPLRALIGHRSDYHRSAFGLRRIPYIWIGSMLQFGGFAIMPFALLLLSDTDNSMNFMGQFGAALAFLLVGAGLHTTQTAGLALATDLAPPDKRPRVVALLYVTLLVGMGGSALLFGELLTNFSQQLLIQLIQGAAGATLFFNVVALWRQEAVDRARARAKIPRPPFVETWRRFVEGGQATRLLVAVGLGTMGFTMQDILLEPYGGRVLGLSVSETTTLTAILAGGTLLAFMFSARLLGRGGMPYRLAASGVVVGLAAFVCVIASAALDQAWLYRLGAGLIGFGSGLFLIGTLTAAMGMARGGHSGLALGAWGAVQATAMGLAVALGGALQDLFAMLAERGVFGTWLSGPAVGYDLVYVLEIVLLLATLVALLPLLLRPADDEPRAGRIEFDHMP
- a CDS encoding glycosyltransferase family 39 protein — encoded protein: MPLPSVSSPMSRATLLRLTLLVVILLGSGARALDLAGLPVWHDETFSLLRIFGHPFEALQAALEAAEPISAAELLRFQRPDPALGWAATLRALASHPEHAPLYYLLGRVAGGLASDPVVGLRGLAALFGVLLVPAVFWLTRELGGRGLTPWVAAALVAVSPVQLLYAQEARQYALWLLLVVAASAALLHACRHDRRGDWWGYGALLTLGLYTHLLFVLMLPVHALVVLARGERWRRWLVAVVTAGVLFLPWVAVMAFAPERIDEFTAWMQRPIDGARILAAWRDHLVHTFIDLGPTRLPGWTVALLLMTLLWALWRFVVTAPGVAVRLLLATILVHLGIVLGPDLVLGGSRSLHLRYALPALLALGLILAWSLGRALEAPGPTAHGAALVLLLLLALGLGSQHAILEAETWWTKQFSADNAAIAERINRQTTGVEVLASPSGVSAGELLSLAHQLAPETRLRQLADPAALTPAPERTYYLLTPSESLRAQLAPTHRITPIAPTWQWFVATPETDPTPDSGASR
- a CDS encoding TusE/DsrC/DsvC family sulfur relay protein yields the protein MAIEVNGKTIATTANGYLENAADWSEAVAEALAAEESVELSERHWDVIRYLREEYFDNGQNQPMERAVLKAMAQRWGSKPTSKDLYQLFPLAPTKQGTRIAGLPEVRRKGGY
- a CDS encoding response regulator — encoded protein: MTDNTNAPLILIVEDEQRLAALLADYLHAGGYRSAHLAEGTEVLEWLRDHRPALVLLDLMLPGRDGLTLCREIRAESQIPIIITTARVEEIDRLLGLELGADDYVCKPYSPRELVARVKAVLRRQQVSAEPVGAQSGAIDLDPARLRVSDGERTVELTAVEFALLETLHRAPGRIYSREQLMERIYRDRRVVSDRTIDSHVKKLRRKLAELHPDRELIHAVYGVGYRYEDQPDTPA
- a CDS encoding ATP-binding protein, with the protein product MSISIRVKLFLTLLLACVLVLVGTQAFMHWSLERGLVELVDAREQARLEQVGEHLIDSYREHGDWQALRAEPRRWFNAISGRAIAHSARRPPMHGALGDGVWPPPHTLERLRHHDRPTPLELRLMLLDAEGGIVYGRSELLAEARRQPLRLDGDIIGTLAILPGRPVTEVAELRFRARQGDRLWLIAVAMLALSAVLAYPLSRRLVRPVHELQETARRLAAGDFAARAAPRGDDELTRLGRDVNALAAALESNEQARRRWVADISHELRTPLALLRAQLEAVQDGVRPLDADTVDQLHADALRLGRLVDDLYELTTTDLGALGYRFEPTDPVALLRADCEAFAERYEHAGLSLALVATPPGETTLLADAQRLSQLFRNLLANSLQYTDPGGRLEIRVARAAAGLTVDFQDTAPGVPEAQCTRLFERLYRVEGSRNRHTGGAGLGLAIADNVARAHGGTISARPAPLGGLWIRLELPSDPGQRSDR
- a CDS encoding DUF4198 domain-containing protein is translated as MERRSFPLPIRLLVALSPLFPFPLQAHFQTLIPSHEILDVATGPELSLELEFTHPMAGGPRMDMAPPVRFEVLGPQGREDLGDRLEVVEHPDGMRGYRADYRVKGPGDHLFMVEPAPYWEPAEGVMIVHYTKVVVDAFDAQDGWDRLLGLPVEIEPLTRPYGFWAGNLFQGVVRRDGEPVPFAEVEVEWRNDGSVEAPAPAFLTQVVRADGDGVFSYAMPFPGWWGFAALLPGEQPMTNPEGEAVPVELGALIWVRARAPE
- a CDS encoding carboxypeptidase-like regulatory domain-containing protein encodes the protein MRPSEPRVLLLALLMLCWQPVWAHRLNLFAGVEGMRITGSVYFSGGAPAVGVPIELSGGEVSLALVSDAEGRFAQTVIRAADYRLVARTADGHRAEWRIGAAEFVAAPPPQAATQMSAPPSMADPALLAAIELAVARQLRPLREELAAEQARVRLRDLLGGLGYILGLTGVALWWRARRG